One part of the Bacillus sp. FJAT-45350 genome encodes these proteins:
- a CDS encoding competence protein CoiA, producing MLTAKLNYNEEISLVQPYTRESLEKLRSEGKFYCPVCKASLILKLGKLRHWHFAHERDNTCYIETEPETKYHLEGKLQLYHWLQAQGLDVWLEPYLKEIKQRPDLLVRRGKHRYAIEFQCSNISIDLLTKRTNSFINHGITPIWVLGANRLVRKSDSTVALRTLEWLTTRTLTKTYETPSILLYCSEQKSFIFLTDFFSTSSMKASATFTVFPQHQISFDNLLNDSLISKKCLSKEKILTVKRHWRYSCPPFPSKTEKHMSQLYFQEQHYPTLFPCEAGWPTPYHYYLQTSPHLWQSWILLKFLHKRPISQPFSYQLLEHAFLPMLEYGLFKERTFLQLKGNVSFALKGYLSFLQKIDIIQIESKSHIIKKREVELPQHIEDAIRGDQRVYEKYWGKR from the coding sequence ATGTTAACTGCTAAATTAAACTATAATGAAGAAATCTCTTTAGTGCAGCCCTATACGCGGGAATCACTGGAGAAACTTCGGTCAGAGGGGAAGTTTTATTGTCCTGTATGTAAGGCTTCGTTAATACTTAAACTAGGGAAGCTACGTCATTGGCATTTCGCTCATGAACGAGATAACACCTGTTATATTGAGACAGAACCAGAGACAAAGTATCATTTAGAAGGTAAGCTACAACTCTACCACTGGCTACAAGCGCAAGGACTGGATGTTTGGTTGGAACCCTATTTAAAAGAAATTAAGCAAAGACCCGACTTACTTGTAAGACGAGGGAAACACAGATATGCGATAGAATTTCAATGTTCTAACATTTCGATAGATCTCTTAACAAAACGAACAAACTCATTTATAAACCATGGAATTACTCCAATCTGGGTACTTGGAGCGAACCGCCTCGTACGGAAATCAGATTCTACAGTCGCCTTACGAACATTAGAGTGGCTAACCACTCGAACTCTTACTAAAACTTATGAAACCCCAAGCATTCTTCTTTATTGCTCCGAGCAAAAATCCTTTATTTTTCTCACCGATTTCTTTTCAACTTCTTCGATGAAAGCAAGTGCAACATTTACCGTTTTTCCACAACATCAAATTTCCTTCGACAACCTTCTGAATGACAGCTTAATTTCAAAGAAATGCCTTTCCAAAGAAAAAATCCTAACTGTAAAACGACATTGGCGTTATTCATGTCCTCCATTTCCTTCTAAAACTGAAAAGCATATGAGCCAATTATATTTTCAGGAACAACATTACCCAACTCTATTTCCTTGTGAGGCTGGTTGGCCAACCCCATATCATTACTATCTTCAAACATCACCACATCTATGGCAAAGCTGGATACTACTTAAGTTTTTGCATAAACGCCCCATCTCCCAGCCTTTTTCTTATCAACTATTAGAACATGCTTTTTTGCCTATGCTTGAATATGGTCTTTTTAAAGAACGAACGTTTTTACAGCTAAAAGGAAACGTGTCATTTGCATTAAAAGGATATCTTTCCTTTCTTCAAAAAATAGATATCATTCAAATTGAATCAAAATCCCACATTATTAAAAAGAGAGAAGTAGAGCTACCACAGCATATTGAAGACGCAATTAGAGGAGATCAACGAGTGTATGAGAAGTACTGGGGGAAGAGATAA
- the cls gene encoding cardiolipin synthase produces MYNRLNVIAFLAILSGLLYITRDYWEGWLVGTFSLIFSLSVLFIAVVIFLENRHPTKTLTWLIVLAVFPVVGFFFYLMFGQNQRKEKKFTEKAIMDEQAFEKIEGNRQIDEYQLQKMGGHQQLLFRLAHRLGNNPVSFSTETKVLTDGKETFAHIIQALKMAKHHIHLEYYIVRDDELGHEIKDILIDKAQDGIPVRFMYDAVGSWKLSKRYINELKKAGVEIVPFSPVKLPFFTHKINYRNHRKIIIIDGHVAFVGGLNIGDEYLGRHHYFGYWRDTHLYVRGEAVRTLQLIFLRDWYYITGETLLKPSYLSPVLVEEPLDGGVQMIASGPDTRWEINKKLFFSMITTAKHSIWIASPYFIPDDDILSALKIAALSGIDVRLLVPSRPDKKIVFHASRSYFPELLEAGVKVYEYHRGFMHSKLIIVDNEIASIGTSNMDMRSFHLNFEVNAYLYRTKSVTTLVSDYIFDLEHSNRISLEVFQKRSIFYRVIESTSRLLSPLL; encoded by the coding sequence ATGTATAATCGATTAAACGTAATAGCTTTTTTGGCTATCTTATCTGGTCTCTTATATATCACAAGAGATTACTGGGAAGGATGGCTTGTAGGTACCTTTAGCTTAATTTTTTCACTTTCAGTATTATTTATTGCTGTAGTGATATTCTTAGAAAACCGTCATCCAACTAAAACACTCACATGGCTAATTGTTTTAGCAGTATTTCCTGTCGTAGGCTTTTTCTTTTATTTAATGTTTGGTCAAAATCAACGAAAAGAGAAAAAGTTTACGGAAAAAGCGATAATGGATGAACAGGCTTTTGAGAAAATAGAAGGGAATCGACAGATAGATGAGTATCAATTACAAAAAATGGGTGGTCATCAACAGTTGCTTTTCCGTCTCGCTCATCGTTTAGGAAATAATCCTGTTTCTTTCTCAACTGAAACAAAAGTCTTAACAGATGGTAAAGAAACATTTGCTCATATAATTCAAGCGTTGAAGATGGCAAAGCATCATATTCATCTTGAGTATTACATCGTCCGTGATGATGAACTAGGTCATGAAATTAAAGATATTCTTATTGATAAAGCACAAGATGGGATTCCAGTTCGGTTTATGTATGATGCAGTTGGAAGTTGGAAGCTATCTAAGAGATATATTAATGAGTTAAAAAAAGCTGGGGTAGAAATTGTTCCCTTTTCACCTGTAAAGCTACCGTTTTTTACTCATAAAATAAATTACCGGAATCATCGTAAAATCATCATTATTGATGGGCATGTTGCGTTTGTTGGTGGACTCAATATAGGTGACGAATATCTAGGAAGACACCATTATTTTGGTTATTGGCGTGATACTCATCTATATGTAAGAGGTGAGGCAGTACGAACACTTCAGCTGATCTTTTTAAGGGATTGGTATTATATTACTGGAGAGACGCTACTAAAGCCTAGTTATCTTTCTCCTGTACTTGTAGAGGAGCCGTTGGATGGCGGTGTTCAAATGATTGCCAGTGGTCCTGATACACGATGGGAGATTAATAAGAAGTTGTTCTTTTCAATGATTACAACTGCTAAGCACTCCATTTGGATTGCGTCACCTTACTTTATACCTGATGATGATATTTTGAGCGCTCTGAAAATAGCAGCATTAAGTGGAATAGATGTTAGATTACTTGTACCTAGCCGTCCAGATAAAAAAATTGTCTTTCATGCATCCCGATCCTACTTTCCTGAACTTTTAGAAGCAGGAGTAAAAGTATACGAATACCACCGAGGCTTCATGCACAGTAAACTTATTATAGTTGATAATGAAATTGCTTCGATTGGAACATCAAATATGGATATGAGAAGCTTCCATTTAAATTTTGAAGTAAATGCCTATCTTTATCGTACAAAGAGTGTCACGACATTAGTAAGTGATTATATATTTGATTTAGAGCATTCAAATCGAATTAGTTTAGAAGTATTCCAAAAGCGTTCGATTTTCTATCGAGTAATTGAGTCGACATCAAGGCTTTTAAGTCCGTTGCTATAG
- the pepF gene encoding oligoendopeptidase F, translating to MADTKSLPKREDIPVEDTWNLEAIYESDSEWEKEFAEIKELLPKLSEFQGSLATAASNLYEVLNYQDEISKKLGKLYTYAHMRYDQDTTNSFYQGLNDRAASLASQVGQSASFIVPEILSISDETIKGFLAENVDLQLYTHFLDELSRQRPHVLTEAEESILAQVSEVTSTPSNTFGMLNNADMKFPTVKDENGDEEEITHGRFIRFLESGDRRVRSDAFKAVYATYDKYKNTFASTLSGQVKRDLFYANVRKYDSARHAALSSNNIPEVVYDQLVETINDNLHLLHRYISLRKKVLGVDELHMYDLYTPLVKDVKMEISYEEAKDLVIKGVEPLGKEYVNVLRDGFEKRWVDVQENVGKRSGAYSSGAYGTMPYILMNWQNNVNNLFTLAHEFGHSMHSYYTRETQSYPYADYTIFVAEVASTLNEALLNDHLLKETKDKREKLYLLNHFLEGFRGTVFRQTMFAEFEQLIHEKAASGESLTPDLLTKTYYDLNVKYFGDDIVIDEEIGLEWARIPHFYYNFYVYQYATGYSAATALSKQILEEGEPAVERYLEFLKAGSSDYPIEVLKHAGVDMTSANPIKEACAVFEKTLDEMEKLLNEE from the coding sequence ATGGCTGATACGAAGTCATTACCGAAGAGAGAGGATATTCCCGTAGAAGATACGTGGAATTTGGAAGCGATTTATGAGAGTGATAGTGAGTGGGAAAAGGAGTTTGCTGAGATAAAAGAGTTACTACCAAAGCTATCTGAATTTCAAGGTTCGTTAGCTACAGCAGCTAGTAATTTATATGAAGTGCTCAATTATCAGGATGAAATTAGTAAAAAGCTAGGGAAGTTGTATACATACGCACACATGAGATATGACCAAGATACAACAAATTCCTTTTATCAAGGTTTAAATGATAGAGCAGCTAGCCTAGCTTCACAAGTAGGTCAAAGTGCATCATTTATTGTTCCTGAAATATTATCAATTTCAGATGAAACAATTAAAGGGTTTTTAGCTGAAAATGTAGATTTACAGTTATATACTCATTTCTTAGATGAATTAAGTCGTCAGCGTCCACATGTTCTAACTGAAGCAGAGGAATCAATTTTAGCACAGGTAAGTGAGGTAACAAGCACACCAAGTAATACCTTTGGGATGCTGAATAATGCTGATATGAAATTCCCTACTGTAAAGGATGAAAACGGTGATGAAGAAGAGATTACACATGGTCGCTTTATACGTTTTCTAGAAAGCGGTGACCGTCGTGTTCGTTCGGATGCATTTAAGGCAGTTTATGCAACTTATGATAAATATAAAAATACGTTTGCAAGCACATTAAGTGGTCAGGTTAAACGAGATTTATTTTATGCCAATGTACGTAAATATGATTCAGCAAGACATGCAGCGTTAAGTAGCAATAACATTCCTGAAGTAGTATACGACCAGTTAGTAGAAACGATAAACGATAACTTACATTTACTTCATCGCTATATTTCTCTTCGAAAGAAAGTGCTTGGGGTAGATGAACTTCACATGTATGATTTATATACTCCATTAGTGAAAGATGTAAAAATGGAAATAAGCTATGAAGAAGCGAAAGACCTTGTTATTAAGGGTGTAGAACCATTAGGAAAGGAATATGTAAATGTATTAAGGGATGGGTTTGAAAAACGTTGGGTCGATGTGCAAGAGAATGTAGGTAAGAGAAGTGGGGCCTATTCATCAGGGGCTTACGGCACAATGCCATATATTTTAATGAACTGGCAAAATAACGTAAACAACCTATTTACCCTAGCACATGAATTTGGACATTCAATGCATAGCTATTATACGCGAGAAACACAATCTTATCCTTATGCTGACTATACAATCTTCGTAGCGGAAGTAGCTTCTACTTTAAACGAAGCGTTATTAAATGACCATTTACTAAAAGAAACCAAGGATAAAAGGGAAAAACTTTATTTATTAAATCATTTTCTAGAAGGTTTTAGAGGTACAGTATTCCGTCAGACGATGTTTGCTGAATTTGAACAGCTAATTCATGAGAAGGCAGCTTCAGGGGAATCTCTAACACCTGACCTACTTACGAAAACTTATTATGATTTAAATGTGAAGTACTTCGGAGACGATATTGTAATTGATGAAGAGATTGGCTTAGAGTGGGCAAGAATTCCACATTTCTACTATAATTTTTACGTATATCAATATGCGACAGGTTATAGCGCAGCTACTGCATTATCGAAGCAAATTCTTGAAGAAGGAGAACCTGCAGTGGAACGGTATCTAGAGTTTTTAAAGGCGGGAAGCTCTGATTATCCAATTGAAGTACTTAAGCATGCTGGAGTAGATATGACAAGCGCAAATCCAATCAAAGAAGCTTGTGCTGTATTTGAAAAGACTTTAGATGAAATGGAAAAATTACTGAACGAAGAATAA
- a CDS encoding efflux RND transporter periplasmic adaptor subunit: MKKVLFILFIIFLTACQTNDITNDEVERQSILVETATVSKETIEKTLELNGQALPANQLPLFTPTPLTVEQVHKTVGDEVSKDDLIISLDDQGAKRQLNLARNVVTELEKALSQANQLRKNTEQNITKLQQQQNELEQSLKQTQKLLSELGDEDADVSLVEFVRSSLELSLKQAELQQSAGSMQQIPSINTLELETQLTSARENVRQAELALEMTKLRSPINGVIALLDVTEGQTAIPNSPLVMVVELDPVVATFTANSFQVAQLTRGMDALLTINGIEEQLQGTISVVSPVINPQTNSFTVEIPVDNTELKIKGGMKATAHIKLGTIEEALMVPLTAILYDDLQPYVYVVNEGTVTRTNIIIGMRNEDMIEVVDGLSAEDIIVTTGKERLTEGVEITIRSE, translated from the coding sequence TTGAAAAAGGTATTATTTATTTTATTTATTATATTCCTTACTGCTTGTCAAACAAATGATATTACCAATGATGAAGTTGAGAGACAGTCAATTTTAGTGGAGACAGCGACTGTTTCAAAAGAAACGATTGAAAAGACGTTAGAACTGAATGGACAAGCATTGCCAGCAAATCAACTACCTTTATTTACACCTACTCCTCTCACTGTTGAACAAGTCCACAAAACGGTCGGGGATGAAGTTAGTAAAGATGACTTAATTATTTCATTAGACGATCAAGGCGCAAAAAGGCAATTGAATCTAGCTAGAAATGTCGTCACTGAATTAGAAAAAGCTCTCTCTCAAGCAAACCAATTAAGAAAAAATACTGAGCAAAATATAACAAAACTTCAACAACAACAAAATGAACTTGAACAATCACTCAAACAAACACAAAAACTCCTATCTGAACTTGGGGATGAAGATGCTGATGTATCTTTAGTAGAATTCGTTAGAAGTTCTCTAGAGCTTTCATTAAAACAAGCTGAACTCCAACAATCTGCAGGGAGCATGCAGCAAATACCATCAATTAATACCCTTGAGCTAGAAACTCAGCTTACTAGTGCAAGAGAAAATGTACGTCAGGCAGAACTTGCACTTGAAATGACAAAACTACGCTCACCCATAAATGGTGTCATTGCCCTATTAGATGTGACAGAAGGACAAACTGCCATTCCTAACTCACCTTTAGTTATGGTCGTTGAACTCGATCCTGTTGTAGCAACTTTTACAGCAAATAGTTTTCAAGTGGCACAACTAACAAGAGGCATGGATGCCCTATTAACGATTAATGGAATTGAAGAGCAATTACAAGGGACAATTTCAGTAGTCTCTCCAGTTATTAATCCACAAACGAATAGTTTCACTGTTGAAATCCCAGTTGATAATACGGAACTGAAAATTAAAGGAGGAATGAAAGCAACTGCACATATTAAGTTAGGTACGATAGAAGAAGCCTTGATGGTACCGTTAACTGCTATTCTCTATGATGATTTGCAACCGTATGTTTATGTCGTTAATGAAGGGACGGTCACTCGCACGAATATTATCATTGGTATGAGAAATGAAGATATGATCGAAGTTGTTGATGGACTTTCCGCAGAAGACATAATCGTAACAACGGGAAAAGAGCGCTTAACCGAGGGAGTAGAAATTACAATACGAAGCGAGTGA
- a CDS encoding TerC family protein, with translation MDLDFLIALLTIIGIDLILGGDNAIVVALACRNLPAHQRNKAIILGITLALVIRMGLTLVAVQLLEIPYLLAIGGALLIYIAYSLLTDHDDNRDVNGGTSLFSAIKAIVIADFIMGFDNIIAVAGAAHGNMLLVMIGLIFSVPIIIWGSKLILMAFDRFPFIIYIGAGILAFTAGRMISHEEMFSPLFSSHPYMTAFFQIIIVVGVLVAGVFSRKLALSNNFRG, from the coding sequence ATGGATTTAGATTTTCTAATTGCTCTTCTAACGATTATTGGTATCGACCTTATCCTCGGCGGTGATAATGCAATTGTAGTAGCCTTAGCTTGTAGAAACTTACCAGCACATCAAAGAAACAAAGCAATTATATTAGGAATCACTCTTGCTCTAGTCATTCGAATGGGACTAACACTAGTAGCCGTTCAACTACTAGAAATCCCTTATCTATTAGCCATTGGTGGTGCCCTACTAATTTACATCGCTTATAGTTTATTGACTGACCATGACGATAACAGAGATGTTAATGGTGGTACGAGTCTCTTTAGTGCAATTAAAGCAATTGTTATTGCAGACTTTATTATGGGGTTTGACAATATCATTGCTGTAGCAGGTGCAGCACATGGAAATATGCTACTGGTGATGATTGGCTTAATCTTTTCCGTCCCTATTATCATCTGGGGTAGTAAGTTAATTTTAATGGCATTCGACAGATTCCCTTTTATTATCTATATTGGTGCAGGAATCTTAGCATTCACAGCTGGTAGAATGATCTCTCATGAAGAAATGTTCTCACCACTATTTAGTTCACACCCTTATATGACAGCCTTTTTCCAAATCATTATAGTAGTTGGTGTATTAGTAGCTGGAGTATTCTCTCGCAAGTTAGCATTATCAAACAACTTTAGAGGTTGA
- a CDS encoding CYTH domain-containing protein — protein MSQEIEIEAKNLVTEEDFRKLTTAFNVSETDFTNQDNHYFDTIDFSMKGKGAALRIRDKNDSSTLTLKQPHKDGLLETHQTLSKDERQNALDTGVLPEGEVINQLENLEVEYTHLQLLGTLSTSRAEIEYRNGLLVFDISHYLGVTDFEIEYEGQSKEVVEENFKTLLQQYQIPIKKTDNKIARFFTYKKSLEQNN, from the coding sequence ATGTCACAAGAAATTGAAATAGAAGCAAAGAACCTTGTCACTGAAGAAGACTTTCGTAAATTAACCACTGCCTTTAACGTAAGTGAAACTGACTTTACTAATCAGGATAATCATTATTTCGATACAATTGATTTTTCCATGAAAGGAAAAGGTGCTGCATTGCGAATACGTGATAAGAACGATTCATCTACACTTACATTAAAACAACCTCACAAAGATGGACTGTTAGAAACGCATCAAACACTATCAAAAGATGAGAGACAAAATGCCCTTGATACTGGAGTTTTACCAGAAGGAGAAGTTATCAATCAATTAGAGAACTTAGAAGTTGAATATACTCACCTTCAATTATTGGGTACACTTTCTACATCTAGAGCAGAGATTGAGTATAGAAATGGTCTTCTCGTTTTTGATATTAGTCATTACTTAGGTGTAACTGATTTTGAAATTGAATACGAAGGTCAGAGTAAAGAAGTAGTAGAGGAAAATTTTAAAACGTTACTGCAACAATATCAAATACCAATAAAGAAAACAGATAATAAAATTGCCCGTTTCTTTACATATAAAAAATCATTAGAACAAAACAATTAA
- the mecA gene encoding adaptor protein MecA has translation MEIERVNETTIKFYISYKDIEDRGFDRDEIWYNRERGEELFFEMMNEANDNGEFELEGPLWIQVQALEKGLEIVVTRGKVSDGNVKLEIPVSSNDKHADSPVDNDIVDMLDAQFGDSTKIIEVEEDFLELVIGFADLEDLISLSHSFQEDIENSLYHFEGKYYLYIVFQDDQYTEDEQDDMLSRILEYGYETEFTVHRMHEYGKQIIDGNAINTIRENFPKR, from the coding sequence ATGGAGATCGAAAGAGTGAACGAAACAACGATTAAATTCTATATTTCATATAAAGATATAGAGGACCGCGGCTTTGACCGTGATGAGATATGGTATAACCGTGAAAGAGGAGAAGAACTCTTTTTTGAAATGATGAATGAAGCAAATGACAATGGTGAATTTGAGCTTGAGGGCCCATTATGGATTCAAGTACAGGCACTTGAGAAGGGATTAGAGATTGTTGTTACGAGAGGCAAAGTCTCTGATGGCAATGTGAAGTTAGAAATCCCAGTATCCTCAAATGATAAGCATGCGGATTCACCAGTTGACAATGATATCGTTGATATGCTCGACGCTCAATTTGGAGACTCGACTAAAATAATTGAAGTAGAAGAAGATTTTCTTGAACTTGTAATTGGTTTTGCAGATTTAGAGGATCTAATTTCATTAAGTCATAGCTTCCAAGAAGATATAGAAAATTCTCTTTATCATTTTGAAGGTAAATATTACTTGTATATTGTTTTTCAAGATGACCAATATACTGAAGATGAGCAAGATGATATGTTAAGTCGAATCCTAGAGTATGGTTATGAGACAGAATTTACAGTTCACCGTATGCATGAGTATGGTAAACAAATTATTGATGGTAATGCAATAAATACGATTCGTGAGAATTTTCCTAAACGTTAA
- a CDS encoding GTP pyrophosphokinase: MSNWEAFLSPYKLAVEELKIKLKGIREQYQMSSKHTPIEFVTGRVKPVSSILDKAKRKNIPLSNLEEELQDLAGVRIVCQFVEDIYTVVDLLRSRNDFEIIEERDYIHQKKESGYRSYHLVLKYPVQTIAGEKMLLVELQVRTLSMNFWATIEHSLNYKYSGEIPNDINLRLQRAAEAAFRLDEEMSIIRDEVRDALEAFSKKRDIED; encoded by the coding sequence ATGAGTAATTGGGAGGCCTTTTTATCTCCGTATAAACTAGCCGTAGAAGAACTGAAAATTAAGTTAAAAGGAATACGAGAGCAATATCAAATGTCTTCTAAACATACGCCAATAGAGTTTGTAACAGGTCGAGTAAAGCCAGTTTCAAGTATTTTGGACAAAGCTAAGAGAAAGAACATACCACTTAGTAACTTAGAAGAAGAGCTACAAGATTTAGCTGGTGTTCGGATTGTTTGTCAATTTGTAGAAGACATCTATACAGTTGTTGATTTACTTCGTTCAAGAAATGACTTTGAAATAATTGAAGAGCGTGATTATATTCACCAAAAGAAAGAAAGTGGTTATCGTTCTTACCATTTAGTTTTGAAGTATCCAGTTCAAACAATAGCAGGAGAAAAGATGCTTCTTGTAGAATTGCAAGTACGTACATTATCAATGAATTTTTGGGCAACAATTGAACATTCGCTAAATTACAAATATAGTGGCGAAATCCCAAATGATATTAATTTACGTTTACAACGTGCCGCAGAAGCTGCTTTTCGTCTAGACGAAGAAATGTCAATTATTCGTGATGAAGTTCGAGATGCACTCGAAGCATTTTCTAAGAAAAGGGATATAGAAGATTAG
- the spxA gene encoding transcriptional regulator SpxA, protein MVTLLTSPSCTSCRKAKAWLEEHEIPFQERNIFSSPLTIEEVKEVVRMTEDGTDEIISTRSKVFQELDVELESLPLQTLFKLISENPGLLRRPIIFDDKRLQVGYNEAEIRRFLPRKVRTFQLQEAQKLVN, encoded by the coding sequence ATGGTAACCCTGCTTACTTCACCAAGTTGTACATCGTGTAGAAAGGCCAAAGCTTGGTTAGAAGAACACGAAATTCCGTTTCAAGAGCGTAATATTTTCTCATCACCATTAACAATTGAGGAAGTTAAGGAAGTTGTTCGTATGACTGAAGATGGTACAGACGAAATTATTTCAACTCGTTCAAAGGTTTTTCAAGAGTTAGACGTTGAGCTTGAATCTTTACCTTTACAAACATTATTCAAGCTAATTAGCGAGAATCCAGGTTTATTACGTAGACCAATTATCTTTGATGATAAACGCCTACAAGTTGGATACAATGAAGCAGAAATACGTCGATTCTTACCAAGAAAAGTACGTACATTCCAATTACAAGAAGCACAAAAGCTTGTTAATTAA
- a CDS encoding ClpXP adapter SpxH family protein gives MSSKETQFGCNDELGYCGPKPDIQKENMEKPLLEIYTFIDPICPECWAFEPTLRKLQVEYGEYFRIRYVIAGKLNAWDLCNPKYKDPSSLQNIAKVWEKTASRTGMSCDGDLWFEDPISSPYTSYVAIKAAEMQGRQAGGRFLRKLRERLFLNKQNVSKEEVLLECAAEAGLDVEEFKNDLHSNGSKKALQCDVKTTKEMNVDHVPTFVFFNERIEDEGIKVAGIYQYEVYVQIIQTLLGYKPDPAPPNTLEQFLSQYNFVATKEVAVVFNISVTEAENRLKRLMLQQKVERVPVKYGTFWRHLS, from the coding sequence TTGTCTTCTAAAGAAACTCAGTTTGGTTGCAATGACGAATTAGGTTATTGTGGCCCAAAACCTGATATACAAAAAGAAAATATGGAAAAACCATTACTCGAAATCTATACATTTATTGATCCTATATGCCCTGAATGCTGGGCTTTTGAACCTACTCTACGAAAATTACAAGTAGAATATGGAGAATATTTTAGGATTCGGTATGTAATTGCAGGAAAATTAAATGCGTGGGATCTTTGTAACCCTAAATATAAAGACCCTTCTTCTTTACAAAACATTGCGAAGGTTTGGGAGAAGACAGCAAGTAGAACTGGTATGTCCTGTGATGGCGATCTTTGGTTTGAGGACCCTATATCGTCCCCTTACACATCCTATGTTGCGATTAAAGCTGCTGAGATGCAAGGACGTCAAGCAGGTGGTAGGTTTTTAAGAAAGCTTAGAGAACGTCTCTTCTTAAATAAACAAAACGTCTCGAAGGAAGAAGTTTTACTAGAATGTGCTGCAGAAGCTGGGCTTGACGTTGAAGAATTTAAGAACGACCTACATTCTAACGGCTCAAAAAAAGCACTTCAGTGTGACGTAAAAACAACAAAGGAAATGAATGTCGACCACGTTCCAACGTTTGTCTTCTTTAATGAACGGATTGAAGATGAAGGAATAAAAGTTGCTGGTATTTATCAATATGAAGTGTATGTTCAAATTATTCAAACCTTACTAGGATACAAGCCTGATCCTGCACCACCAAATACACTTGAGCAATTTCTATCTCAATATAATTTTGTTGCAACCAAAGAAGTAGCAGTTGTGTTTAATATTTCAGTAACAGAAGCAGAGAATCGATTAAAGAGACTAATGCTTCAACAAAAAGTTGAAAGAGTACCTGTTAAATACGGAACTTTTTGGCGCCATCTATCTTAA
- a CDS encoding globin domain-containing protein: MSHNEETPYQALGEKKLGELVDEFYSLVSKHPDLAPIFPDDLTETARKQKQFLTQFLGGPQLYSDEHGHPMLRARHMPFKITTKRASAWLSCMKEAMDEVGLEGPLREYIYNRLTFTAHHMVNHPDDAE; this comes from the coding sequence ATGAGCCATAATGAAGAAACACCGTATCAGGCACTAGGGGAGAAAAAGCTTGGAGAACTTGTTGATGAATTTTACTCACTTGTGAGTAAGCATCCGGACCTAGCACCAATTTTTCCAGACGACTTGACTGAAACAGCCCGTAAACAGAAACAATTTCTTACACAATTCCTAGGTGGACCACAGTTATATTCCGATGAGCATGGTCACCCTATGCTAAGAGCAAGACATATGCCTTTCAAAATTACAACGAAACGTGCATCAGCTTGGCTTTCTTGTATGAAGGAAGCAATGGATGAGGTTGGTTTAGAAGGACCACTTCGAGAATATATTTATAACCGACTTACTTTCACAGCACACCATATGGTAAATCATCCTGACGATGCAGAGTAG
- a CDS encoding lytic transglycosylase domain-containing protein — protein sequence MNISLLQQLSEMNAIRSLRNPKADTTTSPFQSMFSDFITQEMSNSLGNLNKTTNRKMDLFLHPSMQLQMQSSNTGGSSAIQGVFSSTLQGKIDTKAEQFSPLINAAAKKFNLDPKLIYSVIKHESNFNPTAKSHAGAAGLMQLMPGTAKFLNVQNVYDPEQNINGGAKYLRQMLDRYDGDVKLALAAYNAGPGNVDKHGGIPPFRETQNYVPKVMNTFLNA from the coding sequence ATGAATATATCTTTGTTACAACAGCTTTCTGAGATGAATGCGATACGCTCGTTACGAAATCCAAAAGCAGATACTACAACGTCGCCGTTCCAGTCTATGTTTTCCGATTTTATTACACAAGAAATGAGTAATAGCCTAGGCAATTTAAATAAAACAACAAATCGTAAAATGGATTTGTTTCTTCACCCATCTATGCAATTACAGATGCAGAGCTCAAACACTGGAGGAAGTTCAGCAATACAGGGTGTATTTTCTTCTACACTACAAGGGAAGATTGATACAAAGGCTGAACAATTTAGCCCACTTATTAACGCCGCAGCTAAAAAGTTTAATTTAGACCCTAAGCTTATCTATTCAGTAATCAAACATGAATCTAACTTTAACCCTACCGCAAAGAGCCATGCAGGTGCAGCAGGACTTATGCAACTAATGCCTGGTACTGCTAAATTCTTAAACGTTCAAAATGTCTATGATCCTGAGCAAAACATTAACGGAGGTGCAAAATACCTTCGCCAGATGTTAGACCGTTATGATGGAGATGTGAAACTAGCATTAGCTGCTTATAATGCCGGTCCTGGAAATGTGGACAAGCATGGAGGAATACCTCCGTTCCGTGAAACACAAAACTACGTACCTAAAGTAATGAACACTTTTCTTAATGCGTAA